The Syntrophaceae bacterium genomic interval GTCCGGCACAGCTCGCGAAGCTCCGTCAGGGCCGTCTCCGTATCCGTCAGGGGATTCGTTTCCACCCGCACCAGGATGGCCCGGTCGGCGGCATCGACCCGCCGGGAGGTCTGTCGCCTGGCAATGGCGTTCTCCAGATCGGAGATGAAAGAGACGAAATTCAGGCTGAGGTCGGGAGGACGGACGGGTTTCAGGAACGACCAGTAGGTGCCTTCGGGGTTTTCCGGGACCAGGTGGGCTGTGTGGACGATTCCGGGGAGGCCGTCCTGTTGCGCGATAACCGCGCAGACCAGGTCCAGGCGGAGGAGAGCCAGGTCCGTCAGGTCGTCTTCCGTGAGGCTTTCGCCGTTCAGGTGGGTGTGGATGAGGCGCAGCCCCCTCAGGCGGCTGGCGGCGAAGCGGAAGCGGTCCAGGCTGGGGATCAGGATGTCCCGGTGGGAACCGACGATCACTTCCTCCACGTCCCCCCGGCGGTTCACGAGGATCCCGATCTGGCGGTTCAGTTCGCGGGACGGCTCCGTGATTTGGCGGGCGATGTCCTGCGTGACGACGCGGTCCGGAGGGATCCGGCGGCGGTAGAGCTGCTCGATCCGCCGGATCTGTTCCGGTTTCAGGCCGGTGAGGTTGCCGTGAATTTTCCGGATGGGTGCACCTACTTGAACTTCTCGGGGCTGACCCTGCGCTCCATGCCGTCGAGGAAGGACGACCAGGAATTTGTCTGGAACGCCGTTACCCGCTTTTTGGGTTTGACGGCCCCGCACTCGGGGCAGGCCAGATCGTCGTAAGGCTCTCCGATCTTCAGGAAGTGGTCGTAGACGGTCTCACACTTGCTGCATTCAAACGTGTAGATAGGCATGACGGTTCCTGCTCCTCAAAAAATCCAAGGGATTATCGCTGCGTTGGGTCCTGGCGGACACGGCCCTTGTATGCGACAGGCGCCGGTTTTTGTCAATAAAAAACCCCGGAGGGTTTCCCCTCCGGGGCCGTCGGCAAACGGGGGTCGATGACGGCTGGACTTAGAAGCTCAGCGTCAGCTTGTGCATCAAGAGGTAGTCGTTGGACAGTGCCGGCTCGATGCTCCGGCAGCCGGCCTGGGTGCTGTTGTAGCAGCCCTTGAAGTAATCGCCGACCCAGAAGTAACCGGCGCCGACCATGTACTCCAGGTTGTCGTAGATCTTGTACGAAGCCGTCAGGTCAAGCTCGTACCCGTACTTGTTGGAGTTGTACTCCGTAAGGGAGTTGCCCGTGTTGAGAACGCCGGCAACCGTCGTGTAGCCAAGCGCCGGGGCGTTGGCCCAGGGCTTCTTGTCCGCGTAGGCGTAAGTGAAGGCCAGCTTCACGTCCGCTTTGGGAACGGGCTTCACACCGACGTAAAGGTGGTAGAACCACACGTTGTCCATGAACGTGTTGACTCCGTTCGCCGCGGGGACAGCGCCGCGGTAGGTACCGCTGCCGTTGCTGCCGACCCAGGTGTGGAAGTCATCGTTGAACATCATGAGGGCCGGGTTGTAGGCCTGACCGGCGAGCAGACCGGCCATGAAACCGCCTTCCTTCTTGTCCGGCGTCGCAGGATCGTCACCGCGGATCCAGGCGAACGCGAGACCGAAATAGACCGGCTGCAGGTCATAGCGGGCGCCCAGGTAGAGGCCGATGCCTTCCATGGTGACGTCCGTCACGAGCGAGTTCGCGGCCGTGTAAACCAGGTAGGGGTTATCCCACTTCATCTTTCCGGTCACGACGGCTGCCTCGCCCTCGAGGTAGAAGCTACCGAAGGTGGCCTTGAAGTAGGGGTCGATGACCAGCAGCTGGGTCAGCGTGCCGTAGTCCGTGGCAACGGTCACACCGAAGTCACGGGCGGTGGCGTTCCGGCCGTACTGGAAGATCACGCCGGCCTCGACGGCCTGGCCCTTGTAAACCACGCCGAGGTCGTAGATGTCCGCATCGGCATCCTTATAGAGGCTGTCGCCGGCCACGGTGGTGGGACGGCCCCAGGAGCTCTCCTCGCCCTTTTCAATCGCCGCGATGAGCGTCACCGGGCCGATCGGAGCAAGATACTTGATACCAGCGCGGGTTCCCATGGAGTCGCCGAAGAGCGTTCCAAAGGTGATGAACTGCTGGTAACCGACGAGGAACTTGCCGATGCCGGTGTTGAAGTCGACATAGGCACGCTCGAACTCGATGTTTTCCTGAACGGCCGCGTTGGCCGCGCCCTGAGACGAACGGCTGGTCGTATCAACCGCGCCGGTCCAGCGCTTGTCGCCCCACTTCTTCTCCAGGGCGTCAAACCGGGTTACCAGCTTGAGGCCTTCCACGACTGTAAATTCGGTCTGGATTCTCAGGCGCTGCTGATAGAACGCCTGGGAGCCCGTCTGGCCGGGGGTGTAGATGCCGGCACCTGCGTTGATGTAAGACCCATCATCGATCAGGGAGTGGTTATTGTCCAACAGTCCCCAGACGTGATAGGTGCCGCTGAACTTTACGTCCACGGCGGACGCCGGCATGGCGATCGCAAAGACGACCATGGCCGACAGCAAAGCAATCCAAAGCTTCTTCATTGTTTCCTCCGAAAGAGAAAAACTGGATTTGGTTCGGTCCTTCCGGGCAGAAAGGACCCTTCTTCCTATCCTCTTGCTTCCCCGGTGCCTGACGGCAGCCGGGAAGGACCGCCCGGGCG includes:
- a CDS encoding zinc ribbon domain-containing protein; the encoded protein is MPIYTFECSKCETVYDHFLKIGEPYDDLACPECGAVKPKKRVTAFQTNSWSSFLDGMERRVSPEKFK